The Nitrospira sp. genome segment CGAAGGAATGGCGCAGAAGAAGCTGCATGAAATTCGGGAACGAGCGCTGAAAGAGTTCGATATCCTAGAGCTGCTCATCATTCATCGATACGGAGAAATCGCGATTGGCGAAAACATCGTCCTGATCATCGCCGGGGCCGAGCATCGTGCAGATGCGTTCCTGGCCTGCAAGTGGGCGATCGACGAGTTGAAGCAAATCACGCCGATCTGGAAGCTGGAACATACGCCGGAAGGGGAGGTCTGGGTGGAGGAACATCCCTAGAGGATGGTGAAAATGGCGCCCAGCTGCGTTCTCGCATCGCTCAGAGGCTCGACGTACCAAACAATGTACGACTCGCCTCCTTACTCGCTGCGGCCTTGGTCGGAGAAAGTCGCGTCTTGGCGCGAGGGGGTGGGCGGGTGAGATGAAGGCCATTTTGACCATCCTCATGAGAGACAGATGAAAGAAGATTCTTCTCATAGTGATCTTGTGGAAGGCGTAACCGATACGTTTGGTCGTCCACTTGGTAGTCTGCGACTGTCCGTCACCGATCGCTGCAATCTTCGCTGTCGGTATTGCATGCCGGAGCCTGAGTACGTCTGGCTGCCGCGCGAGGATATCCTCAGCTTCGAGGAAATGGTGACGCTCGCGGGATACTTCGCTGATCTGGGAGTCGACAAGGTCAGATTGACCGGTGGTGAGCCTTTGCTGCGGCGGGATCTTGCGCGGCTGGTGCGGTTACTCCGACAGGATCGGCGGATTACTGAAGTGGCCTTGACCACGAACGGCATACTCTTTACCGAGCATGCACAAGCACTCTACGAGGCGGGGCTTGATCGGGTGACGGTCAGTCTCGATACGCTCCGACCCGAGCGGTTCCGGCAACTGACCGGACGGGATGAATTTTCACGAGTTCTGGAAGGTATCGAATCGGTCGGGAAAACGGGCTTTACCAACTTCAAACTTGATACGGTCGCCATTCGTGGGTTCAATGAAGATGAACTGGGGGCGTTGATCGAATTTGCGAAACACTGTCAGGCCGAGGTTCGCTTCATCGAATATATGGATGTCGGAGGGGCGAACGAATGGAGCCTGGATAAGGTTCTGTCGCAAGGCATGATCCTGGATTTCTTAAGTCGGCGGTATGGTCGGATCACGCCGCTTCCGGGACGAGGAGCCGCCCCAGCACAGCGATTTCTCTTGCCGGATGGCGCGATCTTTGGGATTATTCCTTCGACGACGACGCCGTTTTGTTCGCATTGTGATCGCAGCCGTCTCACGGCCGATGGCTTGTGGTATCTGTGCTTGTACGCGGGATCGGGAGTTGACCTTCGCAAGCCCCTTCGCATGAATGAGCAGCCAGAGCACATGCGGGAAATCATTCGATCGGGATGGGCTGCTCGCCGCGATCGCGGAGCGGAGGAGCGTAAGGCGCTGGAACGAGTGGGGCTTCGGGACGGAGGGTTGATCGAGATCGATCGCCTCCGGGAAGATCCACACTTAGAGATGCATGCCCGCGGAGGATGAGATTCTCTTGGACGGATCTGCTACAATATGTGCCCGCCTTCAATAGTTCTGTTTCCGCCGACTATTCAAACGAAGGTCGTCCATGGGTGTGATTTCCTAGAACATGCTGCCTGATCCCCAATTTGTGTCGCTGCTAGGCGTCGGGTTCCTGCTGGGGCTGCAGCATGCTTTGGATAGCGATCATCTGGCCGCTGTCTCGACGGTGCTTGCGGAGCGGCCCTCACTTCTGGCATCTGGGGCAGTGGGGCTCTGTTGGGGCATTGGGCACACTTTCACGCTATTGCTGGTCGGGTCGGTTGTGCTTGCGTGGAGGATTCGCATTCCCCAGGAATTCGAATTCTTGGCTGAGTCCGGTGTGGCAATTCTTCTGATTGTCCTGGGCACTTCCTTAGCGCTGAAACTCTACCGCGCACGATGGCATGTGCACAGCCATCGCCACGACGGTGAACGACATTCCCACCTGCACAGCCACCAGTGGCAGGAGAATCACCGGCATCGGCATTGGATGGTTCAGTCAATCCGCCCTCTCTGCATCGGTATGGCTCATGGACTGGCTGGATCGGCGGCGTTGATGTTGACGATTCTTGCCACCACGAAGGAGATGGGGGCCGGACTTCTGTCTATCCTCGTCTTCGGAGTCGGCTCGATTATCGGCATGATGGTGATCGGGCTGACGATCAGTGTGCCGGTCATTTGTTCACGTTCGATGAGTCAGCGCCTTTTTATGGCGGTACAGGGTGTGGCAAGCGTTGCCAGTGTCTCGATGGGCATGTGGATGTTGTTCAAGTTGGCGCTGTCGGCGGCGGGGGAATGAAACCATCTCTCTGTGGATATCGCATGCATTCTCGGAGCTCGGCACTGCTTATAAGAATGGAGTGCAAGACCCGATAGGAGAGCGCAATGGCCTGGTTCAAGAAAGAGAAGCCCACAGAATCTAGTCCGCCACCACGTTCGAAAGGCAGCGAGGGGATGTGGCTCAAGTGCAACCATTGCCGGGAGATCGTCTATCGGAAGGAAGTCGACCGGAACAGCAAAGTGTGCCCGAAGTGCGAGTATCACTTTCCGATCTCGGTCACCGAGCGAATCGGGTTACTGATCGACCTCGGGACCTTCAAAGAATGGGATGCTGAACTCGAACCCCAAGATCCATTGACCTTCCAAGACACCAAGTCCTATCGAGATCGCGTGAAGGCTCACCAAGAAAAGACGGGCCGGAAAGATGCCCTGGTCATCGGCGAAGGCCTGGTCAATGGCCGCTGTGTGGTGCTCTGTGTCTTCGATTTCAGCTTTATGGGCGGAAGTATGGGATCCGTGGTCGGCGAAAAGCTCTGCCGCGCGATTGATCGTGCGTTGGAACTGAAGCTGCCGGTCATCCTGGTCACCGCTTCCGGAGGCGCCCGGATGCAGGAAGGTATTCTTTCCTTGATGCAAATGGCCAAGACCTCGACTGCGGTTGCGAAGTTAGGCGAGGCCAAACTACCGTTCATCTCGATCCTCTCCGATCCCACGTTCGGCGGCGTCACAGCCAGCGTGGCAATGTTGGGGGATGTCATCATTGCCGAGCCGAAAGCGCTGATCGGGTTTGCCGGACCTCGTGTCATCGAACAAACCATCAAGCAACAGTTGCCGGATCAGTTCCAACGGGCCGAATTTCTTCTCGAACACGGCATGATCGATATGATCGTCGAGCGTAAGCGTCTCAAGGAGACGATCGGCACCCTCGTGAATCATTTTTAGCTTTCTGTGTCCTCCCGACTTGTTGATGAGCTACTCCTCCGTCATTGAGTACCTCTACGCGCTTCAGAAGCACGGTATCAAGCTGGGTCTGGAGCCGATGCGGATTCTGTTAGACAGGGTCGGCAATCCCCATCGCTCACTTCGCATGCTTCACATCGGAGGAACCAACGGCAAGGGTTCGACGGCGGCGATGGTTGCGTCGGTTCTTCAGCATTCAGGCCGACGCGTCGGGCTGTATACGTCTCCCCACCTCGTCGACTTCCGGGAGCGGATTCGTGTCAACGGGTGCATGATCACGGAGAATCAAGTCGAAGGGGTGATCGCGCGTTTACGAGTCGCGCTACAAGATGACCTGGAACCGACCTTTTTTGAGATGACGACGGCGTTGGCGTTCCTGTATTTCGCGGATTCAGAAGTCGACGTCGCCGTATTGGAAGTCGGGTTGGGCGGACGGTTCGACGCAACCAACGTCGTGGAGCAACCGCTGGCCACTGCGATCACGACGATCGGCTTGGACCATCAGGAGTATCTGGGGCAAACGGAGGAGGCGATCGCGTTTGAAAAGGGGGGAATCATCAAGCCGTTTGTGCCGGTGGTGATCGGGCGGATGGGGCAGGAAGCTGAACAGGTCCTACGCCGGATTGCGCGGGATCGATCGGCCCCTCTGTGGCAGCTTGGCCGGGACTTTGCTATTGACGGATATCGTCCCGAGCGACTCACATATCGGGGAGTGACTCGCGTCTGTGAGGATCTGATTTGCGGCCTGGAAGGGCGTCACCAGCGGGATAATGCCGCTTGTGCGTTGGCACTCCTTGAAGCGGTGGGTCGAGCAGGAATCGACGCAGATGACATCGCCGTGCGTGCCGGCCTGCGTACGGTCTCATGGGAAGGTCGTTTGGAGCTGATCGACGAGGATCCAAAGGTCGTGCTCGACGGCGCCCACAATCCTGCCGCCGCGCATGCGCTCGCGGAGTATCTCAAGGACTTTTCCATTAGTCACCCCACATCTCGGATCATCCTCGTATGGGGCATGATGCGGGATAAAGATCGACAGGGATTTATCGCTCCACTGTTACCCTTTGTGTCGGAAATCGTGCTGACGCAGGCGACTCTCGCGCGGTCTGCAACGGTCCAAGAGCTCCGTGCAACGCTGCACGAATGGCAGGGGCCGGTGCTCGAGGCCGTTCTTCCCATGGACGCGATGACCGTCGCCAGAAGCCGAGCTATGCCTCACGATCTCATCTGTATTGCCGGATCGTTGATGCTCCTAGGGGATATCAAAGCGGCCGTGCGTGGCTGTGGGCTGTCACCGATTCGTGGTTAGCATGGCGGGTCCTCTCGTGTGGGGCCGCTGGCGGCTCTTCTTTGCCGTTGCCGCTCTCGTGTTCGTTCCGTTTCCTGGATCAGCGGCGGACAACCGAGTTGGTGCCGGAACGTCCTCCGCCGGATCCGCTCCTCTCGATATCACGGCAGATCGTATCGACTACCGACAAGATCAAGACGTGTACGAAGCAAACGGATCGGTCGTGATTCAGCAGGGAGCGATCAAGCTGACGGCGGACCACGCCACCATTCAAGCCTTGCCGGGGATTCTCACTGCCGTCGGCCATGTCCATTTAACAGACCCGCAGGCTGACGTGACGGCTGAGCGGATGGATCTCAATATCAATACTGAGGCCGGTGTCGTGACGCATGGCCGGCTCTACGTTCCGACGACCAACTCATCAATATCCGGCGGCCTCCTACAGAGATTTTCCGAATATCATTACCGAGTTAAAGATGGCAGTTTTACGAATTGTGATGCGCAAGATGGAGAAGTGCCGGCATGGCGCTTTCGGTTTAAAGATCTGGATATGACCCTCGGGGACACGTTGGGATTGAAGGGCACCTGGTTCTGCGTCTTAGACGTGCCCACGATTCCACTGCCCATCTTCTCCTATCCTATGAACAGACGACGAACCGGATTTTTGATGCCGATCCCGAGCTATGACAATCGGTTCGGATTCCACGTGAAACAGAGTTTTTTTTGGGCGATCAATCCCAGTCATGACCTGACGGTGACGCCATCGTTTTACAGTAACCTAGGGTATGGGTCCGATTTTCTGTATCGGTATGCCTTGGACCGGCGATCTCGCGGGCAATGGTTTGTGAGCTATCTACAGCAGATGCAACTTCCCAACGTCTCCGGCGTCACCGATACCGAGCCTGCCAAGGAGGGGCGGGCAGTGCTGACCGGAACCCATACGCAATACATCACCGATACCCTCTTGCTCCGAGCCAACGCGAATTTGCTTTCAGACCCACAGATTTTGAATCAGTTGAGCAATTCCGGAGCGCTCCGAGCGCTACCGAATTCCGAATCAAACTTCTTGGCGAGCCAGCGCTTGCGCTACGGCAATCTCTATCTCCTGGGGCTTTATCTACAGCCGTTACAACTGGGAGGAGCAGACACATTCCAACGTCTTCCGGAGGCCGGCTATAACCTACCCTATGTCTCACTGTTCAACTCACCTGTCCTCTTTGGCATGGACGGGCAACAGGTCTATTGGTTCCGCCAGGAAGGATTTACGCTCAATCGGATCAATGTGGTTCCGGGTATTTCGACCGAGGTGTTTCATCTCGGGCGGATGGTTGGAATCCGCCCCCAGGCGAAGTTTCGTGAGGTGTTCTATACCAGAGGCATACAAAATGATGAGGCACAAAATCGAGAAACGTTTTGGCTAGGATTGGATGCGACCTCGAAGTTGGCACGCCGGTTCCCACTTGCTGATGGAAACAGTCTTCTGCATACGATCGAACCGACGGTGACCTACGAGTATGTTCCGGTGACCAACCAGTCCAATTTGCCTCAAATCGACGCAGTCGATAACCTGCCGGGGAAGAATCTGCTGACCTACATGCTGCGCAGCCGTCTATTGGAATCCGGCAAGCGCAATGCCTTCAACTGGCTCGATCTGATGGTGGCCCAGAGCTACCATGTCGGTGATGTGCAGACGTCGGCGGCTGATTACGCCATCCCTCCCTCCATAGGAACGACGACCCAGCCGCTCCAACCGGCGACCGTGCCTATTCAAGGGAAAAAGTTTTCTGATATCTGGATGCGGGCCGTCATCGGCAACAACCTCCCGTCGCAATTCGGACTCTCCCAAATGGGTGCGCCGATATTCGGACCCGCCTCCCAGGCCTGGGCGTTGCGTCCGCCGATCAATCGGTATCTGACGATCGATGCGTTCGTCGATCCCTACGAACTAGGATTCAGTCAATTCAACACCGACCTTCGCTTCCAAGAAGGAACCAATTGGTATGTCGAGGTGGGTCAGCGTTACGCACGAGACGGCAGTCGAGTACAGAGAGGGGATATTTGGAATGCCGTTTCGTTCAATCAAGTGTTTGCTCCAGCCAATGGAATCCTGTTTGCCACGATGGGCGGCGCGTTCCGCACCCCTTGGGGATGGACCTTCGGGGCAAAGGCCTATTATGACCTCGAAAACGGACAATTTCCTGAACTGGATACGGTTGCGCTCTATCAGAATCCATGCAAGTGTTGGTCTGTGGGGTTCTATTTCTTGAAATTCCCCGACCGTGAGCAGTACAGCTTCATGTTGAGCCTCACCGGAATCGGCTGGACTGAGGACTCCGGGACGCGAGTGATACGGACTCTCTTGAGCCCGCTTCTGTGGGGTGAGCGTGGTCTTCCTTGGGCGGCACCGGGAGGTCCCTATGGCCTGCCTCCGCAGCCCGCCGAAGCGGGCGACACATTGCCCGGAGCTCAAACCGGCCGATGACTGTATTTGACAGTAAAAACAATGGTGGGGTACGATGCCGAAGTTAGCGCGTATTCATGATCTCAACCTTGAAGGAGGGCGCAGACGTGGCTGGTGATGCCTTGAAAGTCGAAGATTCCACCTGGGA includes the following:
- the moaA gene encoding GTP 3',8-cyclase MoaA — encoded protein: MKEDSSHSDLVEGVTDTFGRPLGSLRLSVTDRCNLRCRYCMPEPEYVWLPREDILSFEEMVTLAGYFADLGVDKVRLTGGEPLLRRDLARLVRLLRQDRRITEVALTTNGILFTEHAQALYEAGLDRVTVSLDTLRPERFRQLTGRDEFSRVLEGIESVGKTGFTNFKLDTVAIRGFNEDELGALIEFAKHCQAEVRFIEYMDVGGANEWSLDKVLSQGMILDFLSRRYGRITPLPGRGAAPAQRFLLPDGAIFGIIPSTTTPFCSHCDRSRLTADGLWYLCLYAGSGVDLRKPLRMNEQPEHMREIIRSGWAARRDRGAEERKALERVGLRDGGLIEIDRLREDPHLEMHARGG
- the accD gene encoding acetyl-CoA carboxylase, carboxyltransferase subunit beta; its protein translation is MAWFKKEKPTESSPPPRSKGSEGMWLKCNHCREIVYRKEVDRNSKVCPKCEYHFPISVTERIGLLIDLGTFKEWDAELEPQDPLTFQDTKSYRDRVKAHQEKTGRKDALVIGEGLVNGRCVVLCVFDFSFMGGSMGSVVGEKLCRAIDRALELKLPVILVTASGGARMQEGILSLMQMAKTSTAVAKLGEAKLPFISILSDPTFGGVTASVAMLGDVIIAEPKALIGFAGPRVIEQTIKQQLPDQFQRAEFLLEHGMIDMIVERKRLKETIGTLVNHF
- the lptD gene encoding LPS assembly protein LptD — protein: MAGPLVWGRWRLFFAVAALVFVPFPGSAADNRVGAGTSSAGSAPLDITADRIDYRQDQDVYEANGSVVIQQGAIKLTADHATIQALPGILTAVGHVHLTDPQADVTAERMDLNINTEAGVVTHGRLYVPTTNSSISGGLLQRFSEYHYRVKDGSFTNCDAQDGEVPAWRFRFKDLDMTLGDTLGLKGTWFCVLDVPTIPLPIFSYPMNRRRTGFLMPIPSYDNRFGFHVKQSFFWAINPSHDLTVTPSFYSNLGYGSDFLYRYALDRRSRGQWFVSYLQQMQLPNVSGVTDTEPAKEGRAVLTGTHTQYITDTLLLRANANLLSDPQILNQLSNSGALRALPNSESNFLASQRLRYGNLYLLGLYLQPLQLGGADTFQRLPEAGYNLPYVSLFNSPVLFGMDGQQVYWFRQEGFTLNRINVVPGISTEVFHLGRMVGIRPQAKFREVFYTRGIQNDEAQNRETFWLGLDATSKLARRFPLADGNSLLHTIEPTVTYEYVPVTNQSNLPQIDAVDNLPGKNLLTYMLRSRLLESGKRNAFNWLDLMVAQSYHVGDVQTSAADYAIPPSIGTTTQPLQPATVPIQGKKFSDIWMRAVIGNNLPSQFGLSQMGAPIFGPASQAWALRPPINRYLTIDAFVDPYELGFSQFNTDLRFQEGTNWYVEVGQRYARDGSRVQRGDIWNAVSFNQVFAPANGILFATMGGAFRTPWGWTFGAKAYYDLENGQFPELDTVALYQNPCKCWSVGFYFLKFPDREQYSFMLSLTGIGWTEDSGTRVIRTLLSPLLWGERGLPWAAPGGPYGLPPQPAEAGDTLPGAQTGR
- a CDS encoding bifunctional folylpolyglutamate synthase/dihydrofolate synthase — protein: MSYSSVIEYLYALQKHGIKLGLEPMRILLDRVGNPHRSLRMLHIGGTNGKGSTAAMVASVLQHSGRRVGLYTSPHLVDFRERIRVNGCMITENQVEGVIARLRVALQDDLEPTFFEMTTALAFLYFADSEVDVAVLEVGLGGRFDATNVVEQPLATAITTIGLDHQEYLGQTEEAIAFEKGGIIKPFVPVVIGRMGQEAEQVLRRIARDRSAPLWQLGRDFAIDGYRPERLTYRGVTRVCEDLICGLEGRHQRDNAACALALLEAVGRAGIDADDIAVRAGLRTVSWEGRLELIDEDPKVVLDGAHNPAAAHALAEYLKDFSISHPTSRIILVWGMMRDKDRQGFIAPLLPFVSEIVLTQATLARSATVQELRATLHEWQGPVLEAVLPMDAMTVARSRAMPHDLICIAGSLMLLGDIKAAVRGCGLSPIRG